A stretch of Rhizobium sp. TH2 DNA encodes these proteins:
- a CDS encoding copper-binding protein, producing the protein MRKIINLAVALTLALGTTGTAFGAEFTKGKVKKIDEKAGKVTIIHEELKSLDMPAMTMVFRIGEGVDAAKLKEGANVEFVADRVNGKITVTEVK; encoded by the coding sequence ATGCGAAAGATCATCAACCTGGCCGTGGCCCTGACCCTCGCTCTGGGAACCACTGGCACCGCGTTCGGGGCCGAGTTCACCAAGGGCAAGGTCAAGAAGATCGACGAAAAGGCCGGAAAGGTCACGATCATTCACGAGGAACTCAAGAGCCTCGACATGCCCGCGATGACCATGGTGTTCCGAATTGGTGAAGGGGTCGACGCCGCCAAGCTCAAGGAAGGCGCGAACGTGGAGTTTGTCGCCGACCGCGTGAATGGCAAAATCACCGTCACCGAAGTCAAGTAA
- a CDS encoding plastocyanin/azurin family copper-binding protein, protein MKKYLMAMALAALAALGTTALASGTHEGGHDKVSLAGEPGKKSKVTQTIQVTMKETDDGKMLYMPASVQVKEGQTVRFAIRNGGETDHEFVLDTQDEIMEHKKVMEKFPEMEHDDPNSVRLAPGKTGEIIWKFTKSGTLTFACLIPGHYEAGMRGDVSVTAKK, encoded by the coding sequence ATGAAGAAATATCTCATGGCAATGGCGCTCGCCGCTCTCGCCGCTCTCGGCACGACGGCGCTGGCATCCGGCACCCACGAAGGCGGGCACGACAAGGTGTCGCTGGCCGGGGAGCCGGGCAAGAAGTCGAAAGTGACCCAGACCATCCAGGTCACGATGAAGGAAACGGACGACGGCAAGATGCTCTACATGCCCGCTTCCGTCCAGGTGAAGGAGGGCCAGACCGTCCGCTTCGCGATCCGCAACGGCGGAGAGACCGACCATGAATTCGTGCTCGATACCCAGGACGAGATCATGGAGCACAAGAAGGTCATGGAGAAGTTCCCCGAGATGGAGCACGACGACCCGAACTCCGTGCGCCTCGCGCCCGGCAAGACGGGCGAGATCATCTGGAAGTTCACGAAATCCGGAACGCTGACCTTCGCCTGCCTGATCCCCGGCCATTACGAGGCCGGGATGCGTGGCGACGTCAGCGTCACCGCCAAGAAGTAA